The genomic DNA CTGAAAGTTGTCGCTGACCACCACGTACAGTAACAGGTTACCAAAGGTGTTCAGGGCGGCTAAGGGTCTAGAAAAGATGTAAGCTTCATGGATCTGATTCTCAACGGAGCAGCTGATGGAAAGCAGGCGAGATTCGATCCGAATGACCCTCAAGACATGGAAGggtaaaaaacatatataaaacacaAGAAGTAGCAGGATGGTTAGCCTCCGAGCTTTCTGCTTCAGGCCGCTGTGAGTCCTTGGCCCTTGGCTGAGGGTGTAGATAATCATTGCATAGCAGAGTGTCACTATCACCAGGGGAAGGCAGAAGGTTGTGGCAGTCAAAATCAGATTGTACCACTTGATGGTAGTGAGGTCATCTGAACTGGTGAGGTCAAGGCAGGCAGAGCTGTTGGTCCTGGTGGTTGATGTGATCAGGAAAGTCATGGGAATGACAGCCACCAGGGAAATGATCCACACCCCAGCACAGGCCGCCACGGCCCACCGAGTTTTGTGAATGCAAAAGCAGCTCATCGGGTGGCTGATCACAAAGTAACGGAAGACGCTGAAGCAGGTGAGGAAGAGGATGCTGCTGTACAGGTTGAAATGGAAACCGAAGCGGATGAACTTGCACATGAAGTCCCCAAAGATCCAGTTTTCGCCGCTGGCGTAGTAGTGGATCAGGAAAGGGAGGCTGGTGAGGTAGAGCAGGTCCGTGCAGGCCAGGTTCAGCATGATGACGGTGCAGCTTTTCCAGGGCCGCATTTTGCAAACGTAAGTGGAAATTGCCACTGCGTTCCCCGGAAAGCCCACCAGGAAGATGATGCTGTAAATAACAGGGAGGTAGTGCTTCTTGAGTGGGATTTTCTCATCAGTGCAGTTTCTAAAAGCAGCTGCATAACCGGGGAAATCAGAAGTGTTGGTAAAATTGTCTAGCGGCTCATTCATGGTTGTCTCCTTTCATCTTGTAAGAAAACAAGAGAGGGCAGTTTGGCAATATGAATCGACCGAGAAGTAACTCgctgataaaaagaaaacagaaaacattaaCGACAGGGTAAGGAAAACATTGATccacttttaaatgaaaattgctctaacatttttaaattgccactttttttcctctttcatcaGGAGATGAAATTGAATTTCTAAGAAAATGGCTGCGAGGCAAGTTACTAAAGACATCTAATAATAATGTAAAAGTTAAATTACCATGAGAATTAAAATGAAGGAGTGGGGGAGAAAACACCCACATggggaaaacaatttggcaagATTTCTGTTGGGCAAGACCCACCATGAATCAAGCACTTTGCTGCCTTACTTGACAAAACTCTGAGAAGTGTTTCTTATTATAGCCCTTTTTCACGGAAGAAACCAAGACTGAGGGAGGTTATGCAACCAGTCCCTGCTAACACTTCCAAGGGCAGGGCCGCAGCTATGCTCTTTCCACCTTACCTCACTCTGCTGCCTCTAAAAAACTGACAGAACAGAAAGTACAAAGGCATGAAAAGACTGAAtactagcattttttaaaatgtagatttcaTGCATTGCACCGTTGTTTGTGTGGTAGATTTCATTTCAAATTTCAGCTCTTCCAACCCACGTTAATAAGCTAACATAATTTGTTcattgtgtgtgggggtggagggcggggggctggaggtggagaggaagaggagcaACAGCGTCACAGCCTTAAGAGCGTGGGCTCCATCACCAGATGCCTGACTTGGAGTCTCAGTTGGGTTGGTGAGCAGCCAGCTGTGTTTCCCTAAGCAAGTTGTTTAGACTCTCTAGGGCCGGGAGGAGTGGGGTTTGgactt from Myotis daubentonii chromosome 2, mMyoDau2.1, whole genome shotgun sequence includes the following:
- the OXGR1 gene encoding 2-oxoglutarate receptor 1, which produces MNEPLDNFTNTSDFPGYAAAFRNCTDEKIPLKKHYLPVIYSIIFLVGFPGNAVAISTYVCKMRPWKSCTVIMLNLACTDLLYLTSLPFLIHYYASGENWIFGDFMCKFIRFGFHFNLYSSILFLTCFSVFRYFVISHPMSCFCIHKTRWAVAACAGVWIISLVAVIPMTFLITSTTRTNSSACLDLTSSDDLTTIKWYNLILTATTFCLPLVIVTLCYAMIIYTLSQGPRTHSGLKQKARRLTILLLLVFYICFLPFHVLRVIRIESRLLSISCSVENQIHEAYIFSRPLAALNTFGNLLLYVVVSDNFQQAIGSMVRCKASGDLEQAKKISYSNNP